TCGGAATAACAATCTTCCAAAGGGTTTCAGCCTTGGTCGCGCCGAGGGCCAACGAGCCTTCACGCACGGTACGTGGAATCCGCGCCAGACCTTCCTCGGTCGCCACAATCACCACCGGCACCGCCAGCAGCGCAAGGGTCAGAGACGCCCAGAGCAGACCAGGAGTACCGAAAGTCGGTGCCGGCAGCGCTTCCGGGAAGAACAAGCGGTCAACGGAACCACCGAGCACGTAAACGAAGAAACCCAGACCGAACACGCCGTAAACGATCGCCGGTACGCCGGCGAGGTTGTTCACCGCGATACGGATGATCCGCGTCAGGGTGTTCTGCTTGGCGTATTCACGCAGATACACCGCCGCCAGCACGCCGAACGGAGTCACGATCATCGCCATGATCAAGGTCATCATTACGGTGCCGAATATTGCCGGGAAAATCCCGCCTTCGGTGTTGGCTTCACGCGGGTCATCCGACAGGAATTCCCAGATCTTGCTGAAGTAGAAACCGACTTTGGTGAAGGTGCTCATCGCGTTCGGCTGGTAGGCGTGAACCACCTTGCCCAGACCGATTTCAATCTCTTTGCCGTTGGCATCACGAGCGGTCAGCGCGTCGCGGTTGAACTGCGCATGCAGATCGGCCAGACGTGCTTCGATGTCCTGATAACGCGCATTCAGCTCGGCGCGCTCCGATTCCATGTCCGCTTGCGCGGTGGCGTCGAGTTTGCCTTCAAGTTCCAGCTTGCGGCCGTGCAGACGGATGCGCTCCAGCCCTGCGTTGATTGCGCCGATGTCGGTTTTTTCCAGCGACTTCAGTTGTGCAGCGAGGCCGTTCACACGATCGATGCGTGCTTGCAGCTCAGGCCAGGCGGCCTCGCCTTCAGCGATGACCTTGCCGTCCTGTTTGACGTTGACCAGATAGCCGTAGAAGTTGCCCCACTCGCGACGCTCGATCGCCATCAGCTCCGGCGGCGTGGTCTGTTTGGTCAGCCACTCGCCGACGATCCAAGTGAAGTCATTGCCGTTCAAGTCACGGTTGCCGACCTTGATCAGCTCGCGGGTCATGAATTCCGGGCCTTCGTCCGGCACCGGCAGACCGGCACTCTTCAGACGCGCGCGCGGCACTTCTTCTTTCTGCACCACTTCGCCGATCACCAGGTGATTGGCCTGGCCCGGTACGTCGTAGTGCGCATGCACTAGATCCGCCGGCCAGAAGTGACCGAGACCGCGCACGGCAATCACCGCCAACAGGCCAATGGTCATGATGACCGCAATGGACACCGCGCCACCGCTGATCCAGACCCCCGGGGCGCCGCTCTTGAACCATCCTTTCAGGGAGTTCTGTTTCACAGACTTCTACCTTTGCTTAAAGCGACGAGTATTTCTTGCGCAGACGCTGACGAATCAGTTCTGCCAGGGTGTTCATGACGAAGGTGAACAACAGCAGCACCAGCGCCGAGAGGAACAGCACGCGGTAGTGGCTGCCGCCGACTTCCGACTCGGGCATTTCCACCGCGACGTTGGCGGCCAGGGTGCGCAGGCCTTCGAACAGGTTCATCTCCATGACCGGCGTGTTGCCGGTGGCCATCAGCACGATCATGGTTTCGCCGACCGCACGGCCCATGCCGATCATCAGCGCCGAGAAGATGCCCGGGCTGGCGGTGAGGATGACCACGCGGGTCATGGTCTGCCATGGCGTGGCACCGAGGGCCAGCGAACCGAGGGTCAGGCCGCGCGGCACGCTGAACACGGCGTCTTCGGCGATCGAATAGATGTTCGGGATCACCGCAAAGCCCATGGCCAGACCGACCACCAGAGCGTTGCGCTGGTCGTAGGTGATGCCCAGGTCGTGGGAGATCCACATGCGCATGTCACCACCGAAGAACCAGTTCTCCAGGAACGGGCTCATGTACAGCGACAGCCAGCCCACAAACAGGATCACCGGAATCAGCAGCGCACTTTCCCAGCCGTCCGGGACTTTCAGGCGGATCGATTCAGGCAGGCGGCTGAAGGTGAAACCGGCGACCAGGATGCCGATCGGCAAGAGCATCAGCAGACTGAAGATGCCCGGCAGATGGCCTTCGACATACGGCGCCAAAAACAGACCGGCGAAGAAACCGAGGATCACCGTCGGCATCGCTTCCATTAATTCGATCACCGGTTTGACCTTGCGGCGCATGCCCGGGGCCATGAAATACGCGGTGTAGATCGCCGCGGCAACGGCCAGTGGCGCGGCCAGCAACATGGCGTAGAACGCGGCTTTCAAGGTGCCGAACGTCAGCGGCGACAGGCTCAGTTTCGGTTCGAAATCGGTGTTGGCGGCGGTCGATTGCCAGACGTACTTAGGCTCGTCGTAGTTCTCGTACCAGACCTTGCTCCACAGCGCGCTCCACGATACTTCCGGGTGCGGGTTGTCGAGCAGCAGCGGTTGCAGCTTGCCGTCGGCTTCGACGATCACGCGGTTGGCGCGCGGCGACAGGCCGAACAAGCCTTGGCCTTCAACCACCTGATCAACCAGCAAAGTGCGGTGCGCGGTGCTGTGGAACACGCCGAGCTTGCCGCTGGCATCCAGGGCCAGGAAGCCTTTGCGACGCTCTTCGGCGGCGATTTCGATGATCGGCGTGGTGCCCATCTGGAACGTCCGAATCTGCTTCAGACGCTGTTCGCCATCCGGGTCGCGCGCCATGAACCATTGGGCCAGACCACCCTTGGAGTCACCGACGATAAGCGAGATGCCACCCACCAGTTGCGTAGTCGCGGTGACTTCCGCGTCGGCGTTGTCGAGCAACTTGTAGCGACCGTTGAGACTCTTGTCGCGCAGGCTGAACACATCGGCCTGGGCACGCCCGTTGACCACGTACAGCCACTGCTGGCGCGGGTCGACGAAGATGTTTTTCACCGGCTCGGTCATTTGCGGCAGATCGATACGCTTCTGCTCGTTGGTGACTTCGCCGGTCATCATGTTTTCTTCGCTGGTCAGCGACAACACGTTGAGTTGCGAACCGGTGGAGCCGACCAGCATCAGGGTCGAATCGGTGGCGTTGAGGCTGACATGCTCCAGCGCGCCACCGCTTTCGTTCAGCGCAATCGCCGCCTCTCCATACGGATACTCGATGGCCGGGCTGATGGTTTTCTTGCCATCGGGGTAGCTGACTTTATAGGTGTGACGGAACACCAGCGCCTGACCGTTGGACAAGCCCACGGCCACCAGCGGATGGCCCGGCTGGTCTTCGCCAATCGACGTTACCGTTGCGCCTGCCGGCAGTGGCAGATCGACCCGCTTGAGCTCAGCGCCACTGTCGATATCGAAGAACAGCGCCTGGCCCTTGTCGGATACGCGCATGGCCACCTGATTCTGCTCTTCCAGCGAGATCATCAGCGGCTTGCCGGCATCCTGCATCCAGGCCGGGGTGATCGAATCTTTCGAGGTCAGGTCGGCACCTTGAAACAATGGCGCAACAACGTAGGCGAGGAAGAAAAAGATCAGGGTGATGGCTGCCAGCACCGCCAGGCCGCCGACGAGGACGTACCAACGGGTGAAGCGATCCTTGAGCGCGCGAATGCGACGCTTGCGTTGCAGCTCAGGCGTATTGAAATCAATGCGCTTGGGAGGGGAAGTCGTAGTCATTGGGGAATTGGCCAGATCATTCATGCGCACACCCTAGCGATCCTGTATGACAGAAAGATGACAATGCAGTGACGCAGCAAATCCACCGCCAGCGGGACTGGAGGAGGAATCGAGAAATTCGAAGGTTCACGTTGCCCTGTGAGGCCCGCATGGAACCTGCTGAAACAGAACCGTTTGAAACCTGTGTAGGAGCTGACGAGGGAACCGAGGCTGCGATCTTTTGATCTTGCGGTCAGAGGCCAGATCAAAAGATCGCAGCCTCGTTTCACTCGACAGCTCCTACAGGGGTTCCGGCAGATCCGGGGGTTAACCCGGATCTACTGGGTTACTTCTTTGCGACTTCTGCGCCGCCTTCTTGCAGACCCAGGTCAGCCAGTGCTTTGGCAGCAACCTTGGCTGGCAGCGGGATGTAACCGTCTTTCACCACCACTTCCTGGCCCTGTTTCGACAGCACCAGCTTCACGAACTCGGCTTCCAGCGGGGCCAGAGGCTTGTTCGGGGCTTTGTTGACGTAAACGTAGAGGAAGCGCGACAGCGGGTATTTGCCGTTCAGGGCGTTTTCTTCGGTGTCTTCGATGAACTCCGAGCTGCCTTTCTTGGCCAATGGCACGGTTTTCACGCTGGCAGTCTTGTAGCCGATGCCCGAGTAACCGATACCGTTGAGCGAGGAGCTGATCGACTGCACCACCGACGCCGAACCTGGTTGTTCGTTGACGTTAGGCTTGTAGTCGCCTTTGCACAGGGCCTCTTCCTTGAAATAACCGTAGGTGCCGGAAACCGAGTTACGGCCGAACAGTTGCACTGGCTTGTTGGCCAGGTCGCCGGTCACGCCCAGGTCGCCCCAGGTTTTGACGTCGGCTTTGGCGCCGCACAGACGGGTCGACGAGAAGATCGCATCAACCTGTTCCATGGTCAGGTGCTGGATCGGGTTGTCCTTGTGTACGAATACAGCCAGGGCATCCACAGCCACCGGGATAGCGGTTGGCTTGTAGCCGTACTTCTGCTCGAAAGCAGCCAGTTCGGTGTCCTTCATCTTGCGGCTCATCGGGCCCAGGTTGGAGGTGCCTTCAGTCAGTGCCGGTGGCGCGGTAGCCGAACCTGCAGCCTGAATCTGGATGTTGACGTTCGGGTATTCTTTTTTGTAATTCTCGGCCCACAGGGTCATGAGGTTGGCCAGGGTATCGGAACCGACGCTGGACAGGTTGCCCGACACACCAGTGGTCTTGGTGTAGCTCGGGATAGCAGGGTCAACAGCGGCGAACGCGTTGGCAGTCGCAACGCCAGCAGCGACAAAAGTCATTGCCGCCATCAAACGCTTCAGTTTCATGCCTTACTCCTAGCAGATAGGGTGTGTTAAGTCGGGGCCAAGTATCAGCAGGCCGTGTGAACACTCTATGGCTGAAATATGACAATTGGATGAAAGGCCAGTATCGCAATCAGTAAAAAAGAAGAAACCCTTACTGAGTTGACAAATCACTATCAGAAGATAGCCTTGTCAACCACGAGAGGTACCCATGATAAACGACCGAATTCGCCGTGCACGCCTGCAGAAAGGCCTCACCCTTGAGGCCTTGGCCGTTCAGCTTGGCGACATAACCAAACAAGCATTGAGCAAATATGAAAAAGGGCTGAGTACTCCGAACTCGACTCGCCTGCTGCAACTGTCCAAGGCTTTGCATGTCAGCCCGGAGTATTTTTTCCGCGCGGATGCAATACAGCTCGCGCCGTTGGAGTTTCGCAAACTGGCCAGGATGCCCAAGTATCGGCAGGCACAGGTGGAAGAGAAAATTCGCGAACACCTCGAGCGCTACATAGCGCTCGAAGAATGTTTCAATCCCACTGACATCTATACCCCGGCCACCCCCGCTCAGATGATCCCGGTTTCCTGCCTCGATGAAGCCGAGCAAGCTGCTGAAGAGCTTCGCCAGTTCTGGGGAATCGGCAGCGACCCGATAGCCAACCTGACCGAGCAACTGGAGGAGCACAGCATCAAGGTCGCGATGCTTCATGGACCGGATGATTTCGATGGCGCCTGTGCTGCCACCGGCAACGGGGAGCACGTGTTGATTGCATTGAATGCCGATCGTCCCGGAGAAAGAATCAGGTTTACTGCCGCTCACGAACTTGGTCATTGGGTAATGGCATTACCTGAGAACATGCCCGAAAAGGATAAGGAGAATTGCTGCCATCGATTCGCCGGTGCTTTCCTCTACCCGGCAAAAAGCGTTACCAGTGATTTCGGTAGCCATCCTCGGTCCAGAGTCCACCCACGGGAACTACTGATTGCCAAACGCCAATACGGCATTTCAATGCATGCAGCGCTCAGACGCCTGAAAGATCTGAAGCTGCTCAGTGAAAGCGGCTTCAAATCATTGACCATCCAGTTCAGTTCAAATGGCTGGCGCAAATCGGAACCTGAACCGCTGCCTTGCAAACCGCCACAACGATTCGAGTCGCTCGCATTCTGGGCTTTGGCCGAAGGGCTGATCACCAAGTCCAGAGCCGCTGAACTACTGCGCAAACCAGTGAGCGCATTGGACCCTAATTTCCTGGGTTCACTGGAGAATGCATGAGTCTGATCTACATCAGCGATACGAATATCTGGATTGACTTCAGAAATGCCGGATTGCTGGAACAGATGTTCCACCTGCCTTTTACGCTTTGTTGCACTGACTTTGTAATGGAGGAGCTCGCAGATTTCCCTCATGAAGAATTGCTTGAGCGAGGATTGAACGTTGAGTCGTTCGACGAATCCGGAGTGATTAAACTTTTCGGATTGAAAATCGAGCACAACAATAGCTCACTGGCTGACGTGTCTTGCTACTTGCTCGCGCAGGAAACAGGCCGGCCGTCGTTGACCGGAGACGGCAAGCTACGCCGTCAGGCACAACGAGATGGACTCCAGGTGCACGGTGCGCTGTGGCTGCTGGACTTGATGGTTGAACACCAAGTAATCGATGACCTGCATGCTGCGAATGCCTTGGCTCACATGCTTGAGCATGGAGCCAGACTACCAGCCGGCGAGTGCGAAGCGAGACTCGCGCGCTGGCGAGAGCCTTAGGAAAACTGAAGTCCCGGCTTAGCGACCCTTCCTCCAAAGCCATGCACCCACCACAATCCCCATCCCGCACAGCACCGCTACATAGTAAGCCGGGCCCATTGCGCTTTCCTTCAACAGCAGGCTCACCACCATCGGCGTCAAGCCACCGAAGATCGCGTACGCGACATTGTACGAAAACGACAACCCGCTGAAGCGCACCACTGGCGGGAATGCTTTGACCATCACGTAGGGGACCGCGCCGATAGTGCCGACCAGTAAACCGGTCAGCGCGTACAGCGGAAACAGCCAGTTCGGGTGATCGGCGAGGCTGTGGTAGAAGGTCCAGGAGCTGATCAGCAGCCCCAGACAACCGAACACGAACACACGGCCGGCGCCGAAGCGATCGGCCAGTGCACCGGCGCCGATGCAACCGAGGCTGAGGAATACGATCGCCAGACTGTTGGCTTGCAGCGCGGTGGTCGGCGAAAAGTGGTAGACCGTTTGCAGCACGGTCGGGGTCATCAGAATCACCACGACAACACCGGCCGACAGCAACCAGGTCAGCAGCATCGAGATGGCGATCGCACCGCGATGGTCACGCAGCACGGCGCGCAGCGGCACCTCTTCGGCCAGTGCCTTGCGCTGTTGCAACTCGGCGAACACCGGGGTTTCGTGCAGCCAGCGGCGCAGATACACCGAGAACAGGCCGAACACACCGCCCAGCAGGAACGGGATCCGCCAGGCGTAATCCGACACTTCGGCTGGCGTATATATGCTGTTGATTGCCGTGGCGACCAGCGAGCCAAGCAGGATG
This window of the Pseudomonas fluorescens genome carries:
- the pstA gene encoding phosphate ABC transporter permease PstA codes for the protein MKQNSLKGWFKSGAPGVWISGGAVSIAVIMTIGLLAVIAVRGLGHFWPADLVHAHYDVPGQANHLVIGEVVQKEEVPRARLKSAGLPVPDEGPEFMTRELIKVGNRDLNGNDFTWIVGEWLTKQTTPPELMAIERREWGNFYGYLVNVKQDGKVIAEGEAAWPELQARIDRVNGLAAQLKSLEKTDIGAINAGLERIRLHGRKLELEGKLDATAQADMESERAELNARYQDIEARLADLHAQFNRDALTARDANGKEIEIGLGKVVHAYQPNAMSTFTKVGFYFSKIWEFLSDDPREANTEGGIFPAIFGTVMMTLIMAMIVTPFGVLAAVYLREYAKQNTLTRIIRIAVNNLAGVPAIVYGVFGLGFFVYVLGGSVDRLFFPEALPAPTFGTPGLLWASLTLALLAVPVVIVATEEGLARIPRTVREGSLALGATKAETLWKIVIPMASPAMMTGMILAVARAAGEVAPLMLVGVVKLAPSLPVDGNYPYLHLDQKIMHLGFHIYDVGFQSPNVEAARPLVYATALLLVLVIATLNLSAVYIRNHLREKYKALDS
- a CDS encoding phosphate ABC transporter substrate-binding protein PstS produces the protein MKLKRLMAAMTFVAAGVATANAFAAVDPAIPSYTKTTGVSGNLSSVGSDTLANLMTLWAENYKKEYPNVNIQIQAAGSATAPPALTEGTSNLGPMSRKMKDTELAAFEQKYGYKPTAIPVAVDALAVFVHKDNPIQHLTMEQVDAIFSSTRLCGAKADVKTWGDLGVTGDLANKPVQLFGRNSVSGTYGYFKEEALCKGDYKPNVNEQPGSASVVQSISSSLNGIGYSGIGYKTASVKTVPLAKKGSSEFIEDTEENALNGKYPLSRFLYVYVNKAPNKPLAPLEAEFVKLVLSKQGQEVVVKDGYIPLPAKVAAKALADLGLQEGGAEVAKK
- a CDS encoding type II toxin-antitoxin system VapC family toxin, whose protein sequence is MSLIYISDTNIWIDFRNAGLLEQMFHLPFTLCCTDFVMEELADFPHEELLERGLNVESFDESGVIKLFGLKIEHNNSSLADVSCYLLAQETGRPSLTGDGKLRRQAQRDGLQVHGALWLLDLMVEHQVIDDLHAANALAHMLEHGARLPAGECEARLARWREP
- a CDS encoding helix-turn-helix domain-containing protein, with product MINDRIRRARLQKGLTLEALAVQLGDITKQALSKYEKGLSTPNSTRLLQLSKALHVSPEYFFRADAIQLAPLEFRKLARMPKYRQAQVEEKIREHLERYIALEECFNPTDIYTPATPAQMIPVSCLDEAEQAAEELRQFWGIGSDPIANLTEQLEEHSIKVAMLHGPDDFDGACAATGNGEHVLIALNADRPGERIRFTAAHELGHWVMALPENMPEKDKENCCHRFAGAFLYPAKSVTSDFGSHPRSRVHPRELLIAKRQYGISMHAALRRLKDLKLLSESGFKSLTIQFSSNGWRKSEPEPLPCKPPQRFESLAFWALAEGLITKSRAAELLRKPVSALDPNFLGSLENA
- a CDS encoding ABC transporter permease subunit produces the protein MNDLANSPMTTTSPPKRIDFNTPELQRKRRIRALKDRFTRWYVLVGGLAVLAAITLIFFFLAYVVAPLFQGADLTSKDSITPAWMQDAGKPLMISLEEQNQVAMRVSDKGQALFFDIDSGAELKRVDLPLPAGATVTSIGEDQPGHPLVAVGLSNGQALVFRHTYKVSYPDGKKTISPAIEYPYGEAAIALNESGGALEHVSLNATDSTLMLVGSTGSQLNVLSLTSEENMMTGEVTNEQKRIDLPQMTEPVKNIFVDPRQQWLYVVNGRAQADVFSLRDKSLNGRYKLLDNADAEVTATTQLVGGISLIVGDSKGGLAQWFMARDPDGEQRLKQIRTFQMGTTPIIEIAAEERRKGFLALDASGKLGVFHSTAHRTLLVDQVVEGQGLFGLSPRANRVIVEADGKLQPLLLDNPHPEVSWSALWSKVWYENYDEPKYVWQSTAANTDFEPKLSLSPLTFGTLKAAFYAMLLAAPLAVAAAIYTAYFMAPGMRRKVKPVIELMEAMPTVILGFFAGLFLAPYVEGHLPGIFSLLMLLPIGILVAGFTFSRLPESIRLKVPDGWESALLIPVILFVGWLSLYMSPFLENWFFGGDMRMWISHDLGITYDQRNALVVGLAMGFAVIPNIYSIAEDAVFSVPRGLTLGSLALGATPWQTMTRVVILTASPGIFSALMIGMGRAVGETMIVLMATGNTPVMEMNLFEGLRTLAANVAVEMPESEVGGSHYRVLFLSALVLLLFTFVMNTLAELIRQRLRKKYSSL
- a CDS encoding MFS transporter, yielding MTPAPSSLAQPEQPARPLTRNDYKTLSLSALGGALEFYDFIIFVFFATVVGKLFFPADMPEWLRLMQTFGIFAAGYLARPLGGIVMAHFGDLLGRKKMFTLSIFMMAVPTLIMGLLPTYAQIGIWAPILLLLMRVIQGAAIGGEVPGAWVFVSEHVPQKHIGYACGTLTSGLTAGILLGSLVATAINSIYTPAEVSDYAWRIPFLLGGVFGLFSVYLRRWLHETPVFAELQQRKALAEEVPLRAVLRDHRGAIAISMLLTWLLSAGVVVVILMTPTVLQTVYHFSPTTALQANSLAIVFLSLGCIGAGALADRFGAGRVFVFGCLGLLISSWTFYHSLADHPNWLFPLYALTGLLVGTIGAVPYVMVKAFPPVVRFSGLSFSYNVAYAIFGGLTPMVVSLLLKESAMGPAYYVAVLCGMGIVVGAWLWRKGR